The genomic segment CTAGGTCAGCGTTTTTTCCATCCAAGCCGTATAGCCTTTTATTTTAGGCTCCTCTGCTTATTGCTATTCAAAACTAGTTCCATATTCATCTTTTTCCAGACCTAAAAGTTTTTGATACCAATCTTTTGTTTTTTTTGGGTCTTTAGTCTTGAAAAATATGCCGCCTATTCCTGTTAATCTTTTCATAAGTTTATTAGAATGAATTTTTGTAAAAATAATGATTTAGTCTAAGCTTGTTACTGCAAAGAATACGCCATATGTCTTATTGCTAAATTATTCCTCTCAAAATATATTTGGAGTTCAATTTTAAAACAAATGATGATGAAAAAAACTCTACTTTTTATTGTAGTGCAATTACTGATTTTTAATGGATTTGCGCAAGACTGGGATGCTGTTGGAGGTGGAACTAATGGATCTATAAAAGCCATGATTGAATATGAAGGTGATTTAATTGTTGGTGGCTATTTTACAGAAGCTGGGGGACAAGAAGCAGCTTGTGTTGCCCGCTGGGATGGTTCACAATGGCATCCAATGGGTAATGGATTTGCTGGTGAAGTCCTTGATTTTGAAATTTATGGAGGATGGTTGTATGCTTCTGGTTGGTTTTTCAGCGATCCAAATTATACACAGGAATATGAAGGAATAGCACGATGGACAGGTTCTGCTTGGAGTCCAGTAATTGATTATGATCCTGTAAGTTGGGGAGGTGAAATTTATGATATGTTGGTTTTTAATAATGAGCTCTATATCACCAATCATAGTATTATTGGTTCGGAAGGTGTATCCAGAGTTTCTAAATTTAATGGTGCAACATGGACGGATTTGCCTGGAGCGTATACCCACAGTGGAAATCAAGGCCAAATATATACTTTGGAGATATATAATGATCAATTAATAGCAGGTGGATTATTTGATGAGGTGGATGGAAATGCAGTTAAAAATGTAGCCCGGTTTAATGGTTCAAACTGGGAGTCTTTAAACATGTTTTCTAACGGATTATATGATAAGGTTTATAAATTATTGGTCTACAATAATGACTTATATGCTGGTGGTATTTTCTTTGATCCATTTTATACCACTTTGCAAAAATATGATGGTTCAAACTGGTCCATTTACCAAATGAACATTGATGTTAATCTTTGGGATATTCAAGATCTCATGATTTATGATGATGAGCTATTTGTATCGGGTGTTTTTTATTATGAAGAAGGCCCAAATAATATCTCTGCCTGCTCTGTACTAAAAGAAACTGAAGATACTTATAGGTGGTTGGATTTAAGCTTTTTCAACTCCAATTCCACACAGTGGATAGGCTTTGCTATGTGCGCTTATAATGGAGACTTATATTTGGGTGGTGATTTTCAGTATGCAGGAAGTCAGGATGACCCAAAGAATAATATTGCACGATTTAATGGGCAGATACCTACTACTATCCAAGAATTTCAAGAATCTGAAAATGCAACTATTTTTCCAAATCCTGCCAGTAACTTGATTTATTTTAATGAGGATTTTTCTGATAATCAAAATCTAATAGTGCAAGTATACGATCTGTCTGGAAGGTTAGTTTTAGAACATAAACTGGAACAAAACTGGTTGAATATTTATGATTTGAATAATGGTTTATATCAA from the Lentimicrobium sp. L6 genome contains:
- a CDS encoding T9SS type A sorting domain-containing protein, coding for MKKTLLFIVVQLLIFNGFAQDWDAVGGGTNGSIKAMIEYEGDLIVGGYFTEAGGQEAACVARWDGSQWHPMGNGFAGEVLDFEIYGGWLYASGWFFSDPNYTQEYEGIARWTGSAWSPVIDYDPVSWGGEIYDMLVFNNELYITNHSIIGSEGVSRVSKFNGATWTDLPGAYTHSGNQGQIYTLEIYNDQLIAGGLFDEVDGNAVKNVARFNGSNWESLNMFSNGLYDKVYKLLVYNNDLYAGGIFFDPFYTTLQKYDGSNWSIYQMNIDVNLWDIQDLMIYDDELFVSGVFYYEEGPNNISACSVLKETEDTYRWLDLSFFNSNSTQWIGFAMCAYNGDLYLGGDFQYAGSQDDPKNNIARFNGQIPTTIQEFQESENATIFPNPASNLIYFNEDFSDNQNLIVQVYDLSGRLVLEHKLEQNWLNIYDLNNGLYQIKVSGGQNEYRGRFIKAD